GCCGATTACATAACGGTGCATACTCCTCTTACGGATGAGACGCGGCATATGATCTCGGATAAAGAATTTGCGGTGATGAAGAAGAGCATTCGTCTTATCAATTGCGCCAGGGGCGGAATAATTGACGAAGAGGCGCTCGTGAGAGCCATCGAGGCCGGTAAAGTGGCGGGTGCCGCGTTCGACGTGTTCGAGGAAGAGCCGCCGAAGAACTCGAAGCTCGCGAAGCTCGACAAGGTAGTGCTGACGCCGCATCTGGGCGCATCTACAGAAGAGGCGCAGATGAATGTCGCCATCGATGTTGCCAACACTGTACGCGACGCGCTTTTAGGCCGCGGGGTGAAGAATGCGGTCAATGTTCCGTGCGTCGATCCCGAAGTTTATAAAGTCCTCGAGCCGTACCTGAAACTCGCCGAGAATATCGGCTGTATGCAGACACAGCTTGTCGACGGGCACATAAAGAAAGTAAAGATCAGGTATGTGGGCGATCTTCTGAAATATGATCTGACCCCGTTTACCGCGACCATTATGAAGGGCTTGCTAAAGCCCATAATGCAGGATACCGTCAATTTCGTCAATTCGCTCGTCATGGCCAAGGAGCGCGGGATAACCATCGTTGAGTCGAAGACCGACCGGATACAGGATTTCGCCAGCTTGATATGGGTGGAGGTCGAGACGGACAGGATGACGAGCTCCATATGCGGCACGCTTTTTACTAAGGTTGATCCGAGGATAGTGAAGGTAAATGATTTTTACGTCGATTTCGTACCCGAGGGAACTCTCCTGATGGTATTTAATAAGGACGTGCCCGGGATAATAGGCCACATAGGCACTATATTCGGGAAGAATAAGATAAACGTCGCGAGCGTGTCGTTCGGCAGGGAAGCGAAAGGCGGCCGCGCGGTAAGCGTGTGGAATGTCGATAGTGAAGTGTCGAAGAAGGTGCTCGACGAGATAAAGAGTTCAGGGGATGTTTACGAGCTGAAACTTGTTAAATTGTAGGTAAATAAAAGGCGAGGTCTACAACATGGCGAAGCAGAATAAGATATACATAGTTGATGTTACTAATAGGGATGGCGTTCAGACCTCTCGGCTGGGTCTTGCCAAACTCCAGAAGACGATGATCAACCTTTACCTTAATGATATGGGTGTGACGCAGTCGGAGTTCGGTTTTCCTGTTACGCGCCATGAGACGAATTATTTAAACGCCAATCTTGAGCTCGCTAAATTAGGGGTGCTCAAGCCTATCGTGCTGAGCGGTTGGATCAGGGCCATAAAAAGCGATGTCGAGAAGGCGTGCAAAATGACGAAAGTGGAAAACTTAAATCTTTCGATATCGACGTCCGAGCAGATGATAAACGGCAAATTTCAGGGCAAGTTTACAAAGGAAGATGTTATAAAAGAGATGGTCGAAGCGGTGCGTACAGCGAAAAAATTTGGCATAAAATACGTAGGCGTGAACGCGGAAGACGCGTCAAGAACTCATATCGATTATCTCATAAAATTCTCGCGAGCCGCCAAGAAGGCAGGCGCCGAAAGGATAAGATATTGTGACACGCTCGGTTACGACGATCCTTTTACGATATATGAGAGAGTTAAAGTATTAGCGTCCGAAATAAAATTACCCATAGAACTTCATTGCCACAACGATCTCGGCATGGTTGTGGCGTGCTCGGTCGCGGGCGCAAAGGCGGCGATAGACGCAGGCGTAGATGCCTATATCAATACCACTGTTAATGGCATGGGTGAGCGCGCCGGTAACGCGGATCTTGTCAGCGTTATTCTGGCGGTAAAATATTCGAGCGGTTTTCAGGGTAAGAAATATATTCTTGATGAGAGGGTTAAGCTATCTTCCGCCTGGAAGCTGGCCAAATACGCCTCGTACGCGTTCGATGTGCCGATACCTATAAATCAACCGGGCGTGGGCGCCAATGCGTTCGCGCATGAGTCCGGCATACATGCCGACGGCGCGCTTAAAGACAGGCGTAACTACGAACTCTACGACTTTGAAGAGCTCGGCCGCGGCGAGCCCGAAATAATAGATACCGGCAGACAGATAACTGCGGGAGAATACAGTGGTATTAAAGGTTTTAGGAATGTTTACGACAAGCTAGAAGTGAAGTTCAAGGACGAGAAAGAAGCGACGAAGATATTGGAGCTTGTAAGGTATGCCAATGTCCATACTCAACAGCCGCTTACCGAAGACGAGCTTTTATTTATCGCGCGGCATCCGGAAATAGCGCGTAAAATATTTACAATGACGCCGTAATATATGGGGTGGGGCATGAAGGATCTTAAGGTGCTGGCGCTTGGTTTTGTTGTGAGTTGCTTTATGAGCGCTCCAATAAGCGCGTTCGGTGCAGACACCGCGAAGCAAGAAACAGCAACTGCGTCCGTTACCGCTGAGCCGGTTACCGGGAAGATCGTTGCCGCCGGTGTTGCCTCCGGCTCCGGGAAGACCGCCGCTGGGGCCACTACCGGTATCGCGGCTACTTCCGACGCTACCGCCCCCGTGACGGCCGAAGCGCCGCAGAAAGAGCTGACGAAAGCGGAGAAACTCGATCGGGTCAATGAGAGCTTGAATAATTTTGCGGAGATAATGAATTTTATTCCAGACTTGAAAAAGGAAGTGGATTCTAACGGTAAGGCATCTTATACATTTCAGGGCAAGAAGCTGGAGAATCTCGACGATGAGACGCTGGGGAAATTGTTCGGCAGGGTAAGGAACGAGGCCTCGCGCATAAGGACGGAGAGAGTTAATAAGCAGTTGAATTTTATACGCAAAATGGAACAATTTAACAGGCAGAGAAGGGCGATCGCTACGACGTCGGCCAAAACCAACTACAATATTCCAAAGGCTACCGCCACAATATCGACTCCAAAAATACCAAAGATACCGAAGATCCCAAAGACTACGTCTTATAAATAATAAGGAAAAACTATGGCGAATATGGTTATACTGGGAGCCCAATGGGGCGATGAGGGTAAGGGGAAAGTCATCGATATCTTTACGCGCAAAGTAGATTATGTCGTCCGGTATCAGGGCGGGAATAACGCGGGCCATACCGTAGTTATCGGTGATGAGGAGTTCATACTGCATCTTATCCCTTCCGGTATACTTCATAAGCGAAAGATGTGCGTCATAGGCAATGGCGTAGTTATCGACCCAAAAGCGCTTTTAGACGAGATAAATATGCTGAAAAACCGCGGCATCGACGTAGATGGCCGTCTCTTTATAAGCGATAACGCCCATGTTATATTTCCATATCATAGATTGCTCGATGAACTCAAAGAAGGGAAACGCAAAAAAATAGGCACCACCAAGAGAGGGATAGGGCCCTGCTATTCGGACAAAGTGGCGCGCTCCGGTATACGCGTCGCGGACTTGATAGACGATGCCGTGCTGAGAGAAAAACTGCAGAGCAATCTCGACGAGAAGAACGATATTTTAGGCAAGATATACGGCGCGAAGGGGTTTTCGTTCGATGAATTGTATGAAGAATATTCCGGCTACGCGAAAGAAATAAAGAAATACGTTGTTGATACGGCAGTGGCTTTGAACGACGCTATAAAGAAAAAGAAACGTATACTATTTGAAGGCGCGCAGGGTACGCTCCTCGATGTGGATCACGGGACGTATCCGTTCGTTACTTCTTCCAATTCCACCGCGGGCGGAGCTTCAACCGGCACAGGCGTAGGCCCCACGAAGATCGGCAAGGTTATAGGTGTTGTGAAGGCTTATACGACGAGGGTCGGCGAAGGGCCTTTTCCCACAGAGTTTACAAAAGATCTCATGGAACAGATACGGAAGAAGGGCAAGGAGTTTGGCGCAACGACCGGCCGGCCCAGGCGCTGTGGATGGTTCGACAACGTTATCGTGAAACATTCAGTTATGGTTAACGGAATAGATGAGATAGTGGTTACAAAACTCGACGTTCTCGACGACCTCGACTCCATAAAAATATGTACGGCGTACAAATTTGGCGGCAAGATATATAATCATTTTCCTTCAAACCCGAGGGTTCTGGCCGCCTGCGAGCCTATTTATGAAGAGCTTCCGGGTTGGCGGAGCGATACTACCAGGGTGACGTCTTACGCGAAACTTCCAGTCAACGCGCGCAATTACCTTAAGAGGATACAGCATATCCTTAATACGAAAATTGTGCTCATATCCGTAGGGTGCGACAGGAAACAGACGTTTTCCAAGGGCGCGTAACGGTTTTGCCTTGACTTTAAAAGTGTGCGGTGCTAACATTTTAAACATTAGTGGTTTCGAACATTAAACAGGAGGAGCAAGATGAGGAAGGTCGCTGTACTGGCTTTAGCGTTAATTTTCACAGTTTCATTGACGGGTTGCGCGCTCAATTTCTACAAAGGTAAACCGGAGCAGGAACGCAAGATAAAACAGTTGACCAGTCAGCTTGAGGATCTTGAGCAGGCTAAGCGTACCCTCGAGGAGCGGCTCGCCAAAGAGATAGCGGACAATCAGATACTTTTAGAGCAGACTCAGAGGGGCCTTATCATAACCATGGCGAACGACATCCTCTTCGATTCCGGCAAGGCGAAGCTGAAGAAGAATGCTTATCCCGCCCTCGATAAGGTCGCGGTAGTTTTGAACGAAACGGTCCCGGATAGAGATATAGGCGTGGAAGGTCATACCGATTCCGCTCCGATAAAGCGTTCCGGATGGAAATCAAACTGGGAGTTGTCCTCGGCGCGCGCTACCAACGTGCTCCATTATCTTATAGGCAAAGATGTCAGTCCCCGCCGTCTCTCGGCGATAGGATACGGTGAATTCAGGCCGGTTGACGCGAATGATACTAAAGAAGGCCGATCGAGGAACCGCCGCGTCGAGATAATTATCCTTCCCAAAGAGATGAGCAAGAAGTCATACGAAGAGATACAGGGCAAGATATCGGAAGAAGCTAAGGCGGCTGAAGAGTCAAAGGCCCCCGAAGCGCAGGAGTCGGTAAAATAGGACAGGTAAGCGGTTGTCATTAAATATGGATCATAAACCAGCAATGGGGGATTTTTACATCCCCCATTGCTGTTACTGAGCAATATACGTAAAATATATGAGCCCCGAAAAGATACCTCAGCACGTTGCGATCATAATGGACGGTAACGGCAGATGGGCAAGAGCGCATCATCTACCGAGGATAGCCGGCCATCGCGCCGGCGCGTCAAGCGTCCGTCAGGTGATAGAGGCCGCCAGGGAATGCGGAGTAAAGGTGCTGACGCTGTATACTTTTTCGACGGAGAACTGGAAGAGGCCGAAGGACGAGGTCGATAAGCTTTTCGGGCTTCTCGAAGAATATCTCGACAAGGAAGAAAAATCTTTAAATAAAAATAACATACGATTTTCGACCATAGGTGATATCGACGCTATGCCGGAATCCGTCCGCGCAAAGATCCGGAAAGTGACGGCATCCACCGCCGGGAATACGGGCCTTGTGCTGAACCTGGCTTTGAATTACGGCGCCCGGCACGAGATATTGAACGCCTGCCGCGGTATTGCCAAAGCGGCAGTGGCCGGGAGGCTCGATCCGGAAGCGATAGACGAGGCCGGTTTCGCCGATTATTTATATACCAAAGATCTGCCGGACCCGGATCTTATGATACGTACTTCGGGCGAATGCCGCCTATCCAATTTTCTGCTTTGGCAGATCGCCTATTCAGAGCTTTACATAACTAAAAAGTTCTGGCCTGATTTCAAAAAGCCGGATTTTAAAAAAGCATTAAAGGAATACGAAAGGAGGGAGAGGAGATTTGGCGGATAATTTAAGCGTTACAAAGAGGATGATTACGAGCATCATAATAGTGACGCTTGTAACTCTCGTCATATTCTTTTTCCCGAATTGGGTCTTCGCGCTTCTTGCTTCTGTAATGATAGGCCTGGCGCTTATCGAGTTCTTCGCTCTCGTCGAGCGTAAGAATATATTTGTGTATAAATATCTCGGCGTGATAATAGGTATGTGCGTGCCTATCATGCTCTATTTTCAGATGGGGGGAGAAGGGTATTTTACACTCGAACCGTTCTTCATAGTCATAGCGTGCCTGTTTATATTCGTACTGCAGTTTACAAGGCGGGACAGCTCTCAGGCGCTTGTGAGTATTGCCGTAACGCTCTTCGGGCTTCTTTACATCGCATGGTTCTTCTCTTATTTTCTTAAGCTGAAATTCCTGCATAACGGCGCGTATCTGGTGGCATTCTTAGTCCTCGTAACGAAGATGGGCGACGTGGGGGCATATCTTGTCGGCAACGCGGCCGGCAAGCACGCGCTTATCCCGCGGATAAGCCCGCACAAGACGATCGAGGGGACGATAGGCGGGCTTTTATTCAGCGTCATGAGCGCTGTGGCAAGCAGGAGCTATCTTCCCGATTTTTCCTACGCGCATCTTGTGGTGCTGGGTATTTTGCTCGGGATACTGGCTCAGGTAGGGGATCTGGCCGAGTCGCTTTTAAAGAGAGATTCGGGTGTTAAGGATTCCGGCGCGGTCTTTTCCGGATTCGGCGGGATGTTGGATCTCATAGATAGCCTATTATTCACAGCCCCCATATTTTATTTTTATGTCGCGGTATTAATGAAAAAATGAGAAAAAAAATCGCAATCCTCGGGTCGACCGGATCGATAGGAACGAGCGCGCTCGATGTCGTAGCGCGCTCCGGCGGAGCGTTTGAGGTTGTCGCGCTATCCGCAGGTTCCAATGTAAAGCTTCTCGCGGCCCAGGCGCGCGCCTTCAGGCCACGGGTCGTTTCGATAGCCGATGAGCGTCTCGCGCGGCAGTTAAAAGCGCTCCTGCCGGGCGCGACTAAGATATTATGCGGCGCCGATGCCCCGAGCGAAATATTGTCGCGAGGCGGGATCGATATTGTGCTTATGGCGATCTCCGGCACCGAATGCATCATGCCGCTCGTCGAGAGCGTAAAGAAGAAGCGCCGCGTAGCTCTCGCGAACAAAGAGGCTCTTATAAGCGCGGGTCAGATCGTGATGGAGCTTGCCGCGAAGTCCGGCGCCGAGATCATACCGGTTGATAGCGAGCATAGCGCGATATTCCAGTGCGTTGACGGCAGGCGCGAATACCTTTCTAAGATATACCTTACAGGTAGCGGCGGGCCGCTTTTAAACGTCCCGGCCCGAAGGTTCGATTCTCTCCGACGAGGAGATGTCCTGAACCATCCCAGGTGGAAGATGGGCAGAAAAATAACCGTTGATTCCGCTACCATGATGAATAAGGGGCTCGAGGTTATCGAGGCCCAGTATCTTTTCGGCGTCGATGCCGCCCGGATAGAGGTACTCATCCACCCCGAAGCGGTTATACACTCGATGGTGGAGTTCGCCGACGGCGCTATATTGGCGCAACTCGGTGCGCCGGACATGCGTCTGCCGATCCAATATGCGCTTACGTATCCGCGCCGCGCCGACGGCTTAGCCAAACACGTGGATTTTGCTAAAATAGGGCGTCTTACGTTCAAACAGCCGGATTACAAAAAGTTTCCATGTCTTGAACTCGCGGCCCGGGCGGCTGCGTTCGGCGGAACCGCTCCGGCGGCCCTGTGCGCGGCAGACGAAGAAACTGTCGCCTCCTATCTCGACGGCCGGATAAAGTTTTCGGATATACCAAAAGTGATATCGCGGGTCCTTTCCGCGCATAAAAATATAAACGATACAAAGCCGTCTCTTGGCGACATATTAGAAGCCGTGGGGCGTTCAAAAGAGGAAGCGAGGGTAATCTGTTGTCAGTAATAATTTTTTTAGTGGTTCTTGGGATCCTTGTTATAGTTCATGAGTTCGGCCATTTTTTCGCGGCGAAATCGCTCGGCGTGCGTGTCGAGAAATTCTCGATAGGTTTCGGCCCGAAGGTGGCGTCTATAAAAAGAGACGATACCGAATATCTCATTTCAGCGATTCCTCTCGGCGGATATGTCAAGATGGGCGGCGACGAGCCGGGGGAGAAGATAACAGGCCAAAAGTGGGAATTTCTTTCGAGGCCCATATTCGACAGGTTTCGGATAATACTTGCGGGTCCGCTATTGAATTATGTATTCGCTTTTATACTGCTATCCGTCGTATTTATGGTCGGCACGCCCGTAACGACTACCGAAGTGGGTATAGTTATGGACGGGTATCCGGCTAAAAGCGCAGGCCTTCTCTCGGGCGATAAGATAGTGGCCGTAGACGGCAAAGCCATAAGTTACGGGGATGCGCTTGTCGCGGTTATCAATAAGCACACCAAAGGCCCGATCTCGTTGACCGTAGAGCGACGGGGTAAGGTATTTGTTCAGGAAATTACGCCCGTCGTGGAAAAGCATAGAGTCGGTTTAGGCGGCAAAGAGGTGGAGATCGCGCGCATCGGGATACAGCCGGCCCAGAAGATAGTTAAGGGCGGGTATGGATTTTTCGGTTCCATGTATATGGGCGCGCAGTCGCTCTGGCAGATAACGGCGCTGACGTACAAGGCGCTATGGGGTATGTTGATAGGAAAGCTGTCCGTTAAGGAGATGAGCGGGCCCGTCGGTATATTTGTTATTACCGCCCAGGCCGCGAAGATGGGCGGTATATATCTTCTAAATCTCATGGCTATATTAAGCGCGTCATTGGCTATATTCAATCTTCTACCGCTCCCGATCTTAGACGGCGGGCATTTGCTGTTCCTGGCGATCGAAAAGGCGCGCGGGAAGCCGTTATCGATGAAGGCGCAGGAGATGATCGCGAATGTCGGGGTGGCGCTACTGATACTCTTCACCATATTTGTTTTTTACAACGACATTATTAAATTTGGGATCGCGGATAAGATAGCGAAACTATTCGGAAAATGATAAAGCGTAAGAAGACCAGGCAGGTTATTGTCGGAGGCGTTAAGATAGGCGGCGGCGCGCCGGTGTCGATACAATCGATGGCCAAGGTCGCCACTTCCGACGTGCGTCGCGTGGTATCTCAGATAAAAGAGCTCGAGCGCGCCGGCTGTGAGATCATAAGGATTGCCGTAAAGGATATGGACGACGCCCGCGCGGTAAGAAAGATAAAAGAGAAGATACATATACCGCTCGTCTGCGACATCCATTTCAACTACCGCCTGGCGCTCGAGGCGATAAAAAACGGTGCGGATAAAATACGTTTGAATCCCGGGAATATAAGAAAGCGCGGTGAGATAGCTCAGGTCGTAATGGCCGCGAAGGGGGCGGGGATACCGATCAGGATAGGGGTAAACTCCGGTTCGGTGGTTAAAGGGCGCGGGACAGTGACGAGTTCCCTCGTAAAATCCGCGCTCGACTACGTGAAATTATTTGAGCAAATGGACTTTCGTGATATAATCATATCACTGAAGGCCTCGGATGTGGCCACGACCGTAGCCGCTTACAGGGAAATATCGCAGAGATGCGATTACCCTCTGCATTTGGGGGTTACCGCTTCCGGTTCGCATGATCAGGGTATCGTAAAGTCTGCGATAGGCATAGGCGCGCTTCTTCTCGACGGCATAGGCGATACAATACGGGTTTCATTGACGGCCGATCCGGTCGAAGAAGTTTTAGCCGCCAAACGCATATTAAGTTCCGTAGGTATGCGGCGCGACGGCGCGGAAGTTATAGCGTGCCCGACGTGCGGACGGTGCCAGGTGGACTTAGGCGCGATAGTCGGACAACTTGAGAAGAAGGTTCTGGAGCAAGCCGCAGGATACGGAAATATCAGGATAGCCGTGATGGGCTGTGAAGTGAATGGGCCCGGCGAGGCACGCGAGGCGGATATAGGCATCGCGTTCGGCAAAGACTCGGGAATGTTATTTAAAAAAGGTAAGATGATTAAAAAAGTAAAAGCAAAAGACGCGATTAAAGAATTATTGAGACAAATATGAAATGGACCGAAGCGTTAATCCCGACACTTAAAGAAGATCCGCAGGACGCGGAAGTTATAAGCCATAAGCTTATGATACGCGGAGGGTTTATCCGCAAACTCAGCGCCGGCGCGTATTCGTATCTTCCGCTTGGCGTGAAGACTCTCCATAAGATCGAGGCGATAATAAGAGAAGAGCTGGATAGTGTTGGTTGTCAGGAGGTGCTCCTGCCGGCCATCCATCCGCCTGAAATATGGAAGAAGACCGGCCGTTACGATGTGCTGGGGCCGGTGCTTATAAAATTCAAAGACCGCCACGGCAAGGAGTGCGTTCTCGGGCCGACCCACGAGGAGATAATAACAGACCTTGTAGCCAATAATCTCAAATCATATAAAGAACTTCCGTTCACACTCTATCAGATACAGACGAAGTTTCGCGATGAGCCCAGGCCGCGCTTCGGCATTATGCGCACCTCCGAGTTTATAATGAAGGACGCCTATAGCTTTGATTGCGATAGCGATGGGCTCGAGAAGAGTTACAGGAAGATGTACGATGCCTACTGCCGGATATTCGAGCGTTGCGGATTGCCGTATGTGGCGGTAGAGGCCGACCCCGGCATAATGGGCGGCAACGATTCGAATGAATTCATGGTGCCGACCCCGGCGGGTGAGGACAGGATCGTCGTTTGCACTAAATGCAAATACTCCGCGAGCACAGAAGTTGCCAAGTGCGAAGGGGGTCCGGCGTTCGGTAAGGCCCAGGCGGCTAAAGAGAAGAAACTGCCGATAGCCGAAGTGGAGACGCCGGGGATAACGACGATCGAGGGGGTTTCCGAACTTTTAAAGACAGAGCCGACGCGGTTGGTCAAGACGCTGATATATAAATGCGACGACAAAATAGTTGCGGTTCTTTTGCGCGGTGATTTCGAGGCCAACGAAGCGAAGATAAAAAATTACCTGAAATGCGTCTCGCTTGAACTCGCCGATGCCAAAACGATAGAAGATGTAACGCTCGCGCCCGTCGGGTTTTCCGGCCCGGTGAAATTGCGCCTCGCGCGCATAATTGCCGATAACAGCGTCAAGGGCATGGTTAATTCTATTACCGGCGCCAATAAGAAGGACGCGCATCTTATAAACGTAAACATAGACCGTGATTTTGAGACGAAAGAGTTTGCAGATTTACGGATGATAACGGCTGTAGACGGATGTCCGGCGTGCGGCAAGCCGATAGAGATAAAGCAGGCTATAGAGATAGGCCACACGTTCAAGCTCGGCACTAAATATTCGGAAGCGCTCCAGGCGAAGTTCCTCGATAAGGACGGTAAAGAGAATATCGCCATAATGGGCTGTTACGGCATAGGTGTGAACAGGATAATGGCCAGTCTTATTGAAACCTCGAACGATAAGGACGGGATAATATGGCCGGAGTCCATCGCTCCGTACAAAATTATAATTCTCGCGCTGAATATGGAAGATAAAAAGGTGAAAGAGCTGGCGGATGAATCCTATAAGGCGCTTATAAAATCAGGATTTGATGTTTTATACGATGATAGGAATGAATCCGCTGGAGTAAAATTCAAAGACGCTGATCTCATAGGCATACCGATAAAGGTAATAATCGGATCGAAAAACGCCAAAAATAATATAGTTGAAGTCAAATCCCGCAAGACTGGCAAGATAGATCAGATCCCGCAGAAGGATCTCGTAGCTTTCCTCAAAACCTCTGAATCAACCGCGTAGGTAACCTACGCGGTTGATTGCGCGGTCGAACCTCCGGGTTAAATTAAGGTATAAAAAAGTTATATTTTCCGCTTTGATTTCTTTGGAATATATGTTATCGTTTTAACAATATTAAGCGATAAAAAATCCGGAGAATTAATGCATAATATTGGTATTAAGATTATATCGGCAGTTCTTGCCATAGCCTGCCTTCTGACGTTTTCCGATGTAGCGCTGTGCTATGATTTTATTCCGGTTAAGGCGCATGATACGTTGGCGCTTGACTCGCAAATTCGCACCGCTGAGTTTTCAGCAATATTCAGTGAATTATACATAGGCCATGCCATTGCCGATGCCTGTAGATTGAACATAACAAGCGAAAACGGCGTAAAAGATCTTATAACTGCTCACCGCTCCCGCCTTGTCGGCCCAGCCGTTTCTAACCGTATCGGCTCCTTCGACCTTAAAAATCTCCAGGTTCGCCGTGAAGGCGATTCGTACTATTTGACCTACACAAACGCATTAGACGGAAATAGAATATCCTGCCGTTATTTCGTACTACCTTCCAACGATTCCGCTTCTAACGCTATCCGCATATGCGACTTCGAATCCTCCTGCGTGAAGCGGACGGTGTGGATGGAGGTCGCTGGCGCTACTTCGGTCCCGGTAAAAGCAGGGCCTCTCGCCGCGGCTGAGTCGTCCGTTATGGACGCGAAGACGCTTAAAGGCGCCGGAGTGATGTTAAAAGATGAAGCGCCGAAACCTAAACCCGCAGGTGCTCGATTGCTGGAATTTGCGAAAAAGCTTGAATCAATACATGCGGAAGTTAAAAAAAGAAGGCGTTTGCGCAAAGGTGAGCATTTCTGGTTAATTAGGGCGCCAAAAATATTGCGCCGGGCCAAACTTATACTTGATAAAGACGGCCCGGAAGAGGCGTTTGCGCAATTAGTGTATATGTGGAAAGGTTTGAACTCCTTCGCTGAAAAATATAAGGAATATGGACGGTTAACCGGTATCGAGTTTAATCCGAATGAATATGAAGAGTTTCTTGTGTGGTGGGCAAAAGAGATATACCCGACGAAGCCGGGACTTGCGCTTGCCGTGCATCTACAGCTTGCAAAATTTTCGCTCGATGCTATACCGCTTGTTCTTTCAATATCAGGTCGGGATAGTGAAATGGATATCGGGATGTGCGCTCTTATAGATAAATATAAAGTATTGCTGGAAGAATTTTACGAAGATTCCCTCAGCTTGTCGGAAAGCATAAATGATTCTACCGGTGCGCCGAACCGAATAGCGGATTGGCGCCTTTATCTTTTAGCAATTCACAAGATCGATAAGATCATTTATAACCTGGGTGAGGTACGGCAAAATATTTTAGATACACCGGAAATACCCAAAAAAGTATCGCAATATTTTTTGAATGATGACAGCCCTCTATACCGGGCGCAACAACACCTGGTTCATGTTCAACACTATGCCAAAATGCTACAAGCGTCTTCCGGAGAAAATGGCCCACAGCCCGACCAGACACGAACGCAGGAGGGTGAGCCGCCGCTACTCGGAGGCGGAACAGGGATTTATGTTATCGAACAGTCGATAGTAAAGGATGCACCTGAGGTTACGGCAACATTAATACGCGGGAATATCGTGGGCGGGACGATGACGAAGGATGAGGCGGTGCGCCTGCTCGTGAAGATGGCTATTACGGGAAACAAAGACAAGTGCGCCCGGATAGTTGCAGGTCTTAGTGAATTGGGATACGATATTGTATTCGCATACGAGGAAGCACTTGAGATAGCCATATTATGGCTGGATTTTGGAACCGCGGTTGATAAGATGATAAGCTATCTTCGCTTTTACGTAAAAGAAGATGTCCATCCGGAACTTGATAAGCACCGAATGCAGTTGGCGGCGGGATTTTATGAAGTGCTTGACTTATTTGCCGGACAAAGCAAGGGTGGTATCGGGGAATTTGCGAATTTTTACAAAGTGGCTTCCCCG
This genomic stretch from Candidatus Omnitrophota bacterium harbors:
- a CDS encoding 1-deoxy-D-xylulose-5-phosphate reductoisomerase, coding for MRKKIAILGSTGSIGTSALDVVARSGGAFEVVALSAGSNVKLLAAQARAFRPRVVSIADERLARQLKALLPGATKILCGADAPSEILSRGGIDIVLMAISGTECIMPLVESVKKKRRVALANKEALISAGQIVMELAAKSGAEIIPVDSEHSAIFQCVDGRREYLSKIYLTGSGGPLLNVPARRFDSLRRGDVLNHPRWKMGRKITVDSATMMNKGLEVIEAQYLFGVDAARIEVLIHPEAVIHSMVEFADGAILAQLGAPDMRLPIQYALTYPRRADGLAKHVDFAKIGRLTFKQPDYKKFPCLELAARAAAFGGTAPAALCAADEETVASYLDGRIKFSDIPKVISRVLSAHKNINDTKPSLGDILEAVGRSKEEARVICCQ
- the rseP gene encoding RIP metalloprotease RseP; this encodes MSVIIFLVVLGILVIVHEFGHFFAAKSLGVRVEKFSIGFGPKVASIKRDDTEYLISAIPLGGYVKMGGDEPGEKITGQKWEFLSRPIFDRFRIILAGPLLNYVFAFILLSVVFMVGTPVTTTEVGIVMDGYPAKSAGLLSGDKIVAVDGKAISYGDALVAVINKHTKGPISLTVERRGKVFVQEITPVVEKHRVGLGGKEVEIARIGIQPAQKIVKGGYGFFGSMYMGAQSLWQITALTYKALWGMLIGKLSVKEMSGPVGIFVITAQAAKMGGIYLLNLMAILSASLAIFNLLPLPILDGGHLLFLAIEKARGKPLSMKAQEMIANVGVALLILFTIFVFYNDIIKFGIADKIAKLFGK
- the ispG gene encoding flavodoxin-dependent (E)-4-hydroxy-3-methylbut-2-enyl-diphosphate synthase — protein: MKRKKTRQVIVGGVKIGGGAPVSIQSMAKVATSDVRRVVSQIKELERAGCEIIRIAVKDMDDARAVRKIKEKIHIPLVCDIHFNYRLALEAIKNGADKIRLNPGNIRKRGEIAQVVMAAKGAGIPIRIGVNSGSVVKGRGTVTSSLVKSALDYVKLFEQMDFRDIIISLKASDVATTVAAYREISQRCDYPLHLGVTASGSHDQGIVKSAIGIGALLLDGIGDTIRVSLTADPVEEVLAAKRILSSVGMRRDGAEVIACPTCGRCQVDLGAIVGQLEKKVLEQAAGYGNIRIAVMGCEVNGPGEAREADIGIAFGKDSGMLFKKGKMIKKVKAKDAIKELLRQI
- a CDS encoding proline--tRNA ligase, translated to MKWTEALIPTLKEDPQDAEVISHKLMIRGGFIRKLSAGAYSYLPLGVKTLHKIEAIIREELDSVGCQEVLLPAIHPPEIWKKTGRYDVLGPVLIKFKDRHGKECVLGPTHEEIITDLVANNLKSYKELPFTLYQIQTKFRDEPRPRFGIMRTSEFIMKDAYSFDCDSDGLEKSYRKMYDAYCRIFERCGLPYVAVEADPGIMGGNDSNEFMVPTPAGEDRIVVCTKCKYSASTEVAKCEGGPAFGKAQAAKEKKLPIAEVETPGITTIEGVSELLKTEPTRLVKTLIYKCDDKIVAVLLRGDFEANEAKIKNYLKCVSLELADAKTIEDVTLAPVGFSGPVKLRLARIIADNSVKGMVNSITGANKKDAHLINVNIDRDFETKEFADLRMITAVDGCPACGKPIEIKQAIEIGHTFKLGTKYSEALQAKFLDKDGKENIAIMGCYGIGVNRIMASLIETSNDKDGIIWPESIAPYKIIILALNMEDKKVKELADESYKALIKSGFDVLYDDRNESAGVKFKDADLIGIPIKVIIGSKNAKNNIVEVKSRKTGKIDQIPQKDLVAFLKTSESTA